Proteins co-encoded in one Deltaproteobacteria bacterium genomic window:
- a CDS encoding tripartite tricarboxylate transporter permease gives MTGNRRLTWLAILVVLGLWIYLAQDMAAEIGSASVKGLLRVFAWPAFGYLLLGNLIGFAVGMLPGLGGPVTMALMLGFAFQLKMDAVEAFSFLLGMMAVTATTGDITSVLFGIPGEGSTASTIVEGHPMAKKGEAGRALGASLMSSLMGALVGACAIAIAIPIVTPLVLSLGTPEFFMLTVAGVTFVGALSGGSVVKGLAAGGLGFMFSLVGLDLQTATERFTFGLIYLWGGGETGGAGIGLVPATVGLFAIPEIVDLATKGGSIAQAHVGRLGGVLEGVKDALRHWWLVIRCSAMGTYIGIIPGMGGPVSQWVAYAHAMQSAGKQDQVGTGVIEGVLGPGAANNSTLGGALIPTIAFGIPGNVTTAILLGAFLILGLRPGTSMLTKDLDVTLSLVWVLVVSNVITVSVCFLFLNQLARLTRIKGTLLIPPLLLFIYLGSYTHSNSIGDIVITLIFGALGWLMVMFDWSRPALLLGLVLGRLADNYLWITYSRYEFGFLARPGVLIILGIIIVSIAYPLISQRRRARAAEPRP, from the coding sequence GTGACCGGCAACCGACGCCTGACCTGGCTGGCCATCCTGGTGGTCCTGGGGTTGTGGATCTATCTGGCCCAGGACATGGCGGCGGAGATCGGCTCGGCCTCCGTGAAGGGGCTGCTCCGGGTCTTCGCCTGGCCCGCCTTCGGCTACCTTCTTCTCGGGAACCTCATCGGCTTCGCCGTGGGCATGCTGCCCGGTCTCGGCGGACCCGTGACCATGGCCCTCATGCTCGGGTTCGCGTTCCAGCTCAAGATGGACGCGGTGGAGGCGTTCTCCTTCCTGCTGGGCATGATGGCGGTCACGGCCACCACCGGCGACATCACATCGGTCCTCTTCGGTATCCCCGGCGAGGGATCCACCGCCTCCACCATTGTCGAAGGTCACCCCATGGCCAAGAAGGGCGAGGCGGGGCGTGCGCTGGGCGCCTCGCTGATGAGCTCGCTCATGGGCGCCCTCGTCGGCGCCTGCGCCATCGCCATCGCCATCCCCATCGTGACGCCGCTGGTGCTGTCCCTGGGCACGCCCGAGTTCTTCATGCTCACGGTGGCGGGCGTGACCTTCGTCGGCGCCCTGAGCGGCGGCAGCGTGGTCAAGGGCCTGGCCGCGGGAGGACTGGGTTTCATGTTCTCGCTGGTGGGCCTGGACCTGCAGACCGCCACCGAACGCTTCACGTTCGGCTTGATCTACCTGTGGGGGGGTGGCGAGACGGGCGGCGCGGGCATCGGGCTGGTGCCCGCCACGGTGGGGCTCTTCGCCATACCGGAGATCGTCGATCTGGCGACCAAGGGGGGGAGCATCGCCCAGGCCCATGTGGGGCGTCTGGGAGGCGTGCTCGAGGGCGTGAAGGACGCCCTGCGCCACTGGTGGCTGGTGATCCGCTGCAGCGCCATGGGCACCTACATCGGCATCATCCCGGGCATGGGCGGCCCCGTTTCCCAGTGGGTGGCGTACGCCCACGCCATGCAGTCCGCGGGCAAGCAGGACCAGGTGGGCACCGGGGTCATCGAGGGCGTCCTCGGCCCCGGCGCGGCCAACAACTCGACCCTCGGCGGCGCGCTCATCCCCACCATCGCCTTCGGCATCCCCGGCAACGTCACCACCGCCATCCTTCTGGGAGCCTTCCTGATCCTGGGGCTGCGCCCGGGCACGTCCATGCTCACCAAGGACCTCGACGTCACCCTCTCGCTGGTGTGGGTGCTGGTGGTGTCCAACGTCATCACCGTGTCCGTGTGCTTCCTGTTCCTGAACCAATTGGCGCGGCTCACGCGCATCAAGGGGACGCTGCTGATCCCGCCGCTGTTGTTGTTCATCTACCTGGGGTCCTACACCCACAGCAACAGCATCGGCGACATCGTCATCACGCTCATCTTCGGCGCCCTGGGCTGGCTCATGGTGATGTTCGACTGGTCCCGCCCGGCGCTCCTGCTGGGGCTGGTGCTGGGGCGGCTGGCGGACAACTACCTGTGGATCACGTACTCGCGCTACGAGTTCGGCTTCCTCGCGCGCCCGGGGGTGCTCATCATTCTCGGCATCATCATCGTGAGCATCGCCTACCCGCTCATCAGCCAACGCCGCCGCGCGCGGGCGGCGGAACCGAGGCCATGA